In one window of Pseudobdellovibrionaceae bacterium DNA:
- a CDS encoding tetratricopeptide repeat protein, with protein MKFFAFIPCLLLLVSKAWAQELSLAEMREGLEKIELKIDETRGQMDTVRDAKFLPELYFMLADLYSKQSRFQYTIKVRENKGTPVEELDFTAELRPKYQAIQVYDTIVEKFPNIEFVDRAVFYKAHELRELGQAEEMIRTYQQLTRDYPKSKYWEEAQLIVGNFQFDNEKNVEKALKTYRTIVVRKRNPLTAKAYERMGWCYINLRKFDSALYAFEKVFKTYLDGSEGSISTDEIRQSDVRKDALLAMVWPYSEVPPRKLKKQKSGRHQVISYFKVLAPDVITYRKGLHKLGGRLTIKKRLIDATQVYFELLRLTTKLEDRIDVIERLYVSMKNTLKPWPVRGFVDEIISTSERVKYAGDLKDNERKKYLHDFEIYARDVATRAHKQAKQTGKPVDLEWAARDYETYLSFYGDSKHADKIRLNLAEAYYHLKMGTEAGRYYEELAKVVRSKKGLKDMQESAVESYILALKRTNKLTLLQRTQARYGLRSMGRAYIKSFPKSKIVPEVWFNVAQSYYDERRFKLAIKYLTGYIDNFPKGNKVSLAANLVLDVYNQQEDYDGLIKAGKQILANKSIADQSLKSGVAQIVQQAELKKIQVSTGGMKSDDYSKNLLKLASKYKDSKLGAQALHEAFLSLKSKRDPDMFNVGESLVVKYANTKFGKPTLTDMGQVALATADFKRAVVYFEIYADRYKSDSAANALLKNAAEMREFMGDYKLAARNYRRLGDWASVARMDFLSADWSSLSRTAENAPGVYGPYYQGVAQLKLRGPDAAADRFRQASGFSGGSYEEQEMVAHSLYLLAASDLNDYRRAGSGRGDVTAAVTQKVQLLNKMTESLNRVIATGNGKWIISAMYTQGQINREFASFLSKAPLPPGLSGSQKAMYKNEIAKQATQYAASAKQFFKQCNQSAEKYEIFSPFTVGCLSGGKKNVDEFQVGAGGWTGSTAAPKNALAIQKQLYDSPRNVGLLKKLSSVYMASRNFGLAQVVLNRALEIEPNDASLMSEMGLAFMFMDRPDDAKVWFKKAIKRNKNDVVALWGMAGLFHEYRMPKKKKQYLDRAKRAGRPTGVLPKAIKSLG; from the coding sequence ATGAAGTTTTTTGCATTTATCCCCTGTTTACTGTTGTTGGTCTCAAAGGCCTGGGCCCAGGAGCTGAGTTTGGCCGAGATGCGTGAGGGGCTTGAAAAGATCGAGCTAAAAATAGACGAAACACGCGGGCAGATGGACACAGTAAGGGATGCGAAGTTTTTGCCAGAGTTATACTTTATGTTGGCCGACCTGTATTCGAAGCAGAGTCGATTTCAATATACAATCAAGGTGCGTGAAAACAAAGGGACGCCCGTAGAAGAGCTTGATTTTACAGCCGAGCTTCGGCCTAAGTATCAGGCCATTCAGGTTTACGACACGATCGTCGAGAAGTTCCCAAATATTGAATTTGTAGATCGAGCCGTTTTTTACAAGGCCCACGAACTTCGGGAGCTCGGGCAAGCCGAAGAAATGATTCGCACTTATCAGCAGTTAACTCGGGATTACCCAAAAAGTAAGTATTGGGAAGAGGCCCAACTCATTGTTGGAAACTTTCAATTTGATAACGAAAAAAACGTAGAAAAAGCCTTAAAAACATATCGGACGATCGTAGTTCGGAAACGCAACCCCCTCACAGCAAAAGCGTATGAGCGAATGGGGTGGTGTTATATCAATTTAAGAAAATTCGATAGTGCTCTTTATGCGTTTGAAAAGGTTTTTAAGACCTATCTGGATGGCTCAGAGGGTTCTATTTCTACAGATGAGATCCGGCAAAGCGATGTGAGAAAAGATGCATTGTTAGCTATGGTTTGGCCCTACAGTGAAGTGCCGCCTAGGAAGCTAAAAAAGCAAAAATCAGGTCGTCATCAAGTGATATCATATTTCAAGGTTCTGGCCCCTGATGTGATCACCTATCGCAAGGGCCTACACAAGTTGGGTGGTCGTTTGACCATTAAAAAGCGACTCATTGATGCGACCCAAGTTTATTTTGAACTGCTTCGTCTGACGACCAAATTAGAAGATCGTATTGACGTGATCGAGCGGCTTTACGTATCTATGAAAAACACCCTTAAACCTTGGCCGGTGCGAGGTTTTGTGGATGAGATCATATCCACTTCAGAGAGAGTGAAATATGCAGGCGACCTTAAGGACAATGAACGAAAAAAGTATTTGCACGACTTTGAGATCTACGCTCGCGATGTGGCAACTAGGGCCCATAAGCAGGCGAAGCAGACAGGCAAGCCAGTGGATCTTGAGTGGGCCGCGCGTGATTATGAAACTTATTTGAGTTTTTATGGTGACAGTAAACATGCCGACAAAATTCGTCTTAATTTAGCTGAAGCCTATTATCATTTGAAAATGGGCACCGAAGCGGGCCGTTACTATGAAGAGTTGGCAAAAGTTGTGAGAAGCAAAAAAGGCCTTAAGGACATGCAAGAGTCGGCCGTTGAGTCGTACATTTTGGCGCTGAAGCGCACGAATAAATTGACGCTATTACAACGAACTCAAGCCCGTTACGGATTGAGGTCTATGGGCCGGGCCTATATAAAAAGTTTTCCTAAGAGCAAAATTGTACCAGAAGTATGGTTTAACGTGGCCCAATCTTACTACGACGAACGTCGTTTTAAATTGGCCATAAAGTACTTAACGGGTTACATCGATAACTTCCCTAAAGGCAATAAGGTTTCGTTGGCGGCCAATCTTGTGCTAGATGTGTACAACCAACAAGAAGATTACGACGGACTAATAAAGGCTGGAAAACAAATTTTAGCCAACAAGTCTATTGCTGATCAAAGTCTAAAATCCGGCGTGGCTCAAATCGTACAGCAAGCAGAGCTTAAGAAAATTCAAGTCAGCACAGGTGGAATGAAGTCAGACGATTATTCAAAAAATCTATTAAAATTAGCTAGCAAATATAAAGATTCAAAATTGGGAGCCCAAGCCCTTCATGAGGCCTTTTTATCTTTAAAGTCCAAAAGAGACCCGGATATGTTTAATGTGGGTGAGAGTCTAGTGGTCAAATACGCTAACACCAAATTTGGCAAGCCAACACTAACAGACATGGGCCAGGTGGCGCTAGCCACGGCCGACTTTAAACGAGCTGTGGTGTATTTTGAAATTTATGCTGATCGCTACAAAAGCGACAGTGCCGCCAATGCATTGCTAAAGAATGCGGCCGAGATGCGTGAATTTATGGGCGACTATAAACTGGCTGCAAGAAATTATCGACGCCTGGGTGATTGGGCCTCTGTGGCTCGAATGGACTTTCTCAGTGCAGACTGGAGTTCGCTATCTAGGACCGCAGAAAATGCGCCGGGAGTTTACGGTCCCTATTACCAGGGTGTGGCGCAGTTGAAACTGCGTGGGCCAGATGCTGCAGCTGACCGCTTTCGCCAAGCCAGTGGGTTTAGTGGTGGCTCCTATGAAGAGCAAGAAATGGTGGCCCACAGTCTTTATTTATTGGCCGCATCGGATCTCAATGATTACCGGAGAGCCGGTAGCGGGCGGGGAGACGTGACAGCCGCCGTCACTCAAAAAGTGCAACTGCTTAACAAGATGACGGAAAGTCTCAATAGAGTCATAGCCACAGGAAATGGCAAATGGATCATTTCCGCGATGTACACCCAAGGCCAGATCAACCGAGAATTTGCAAGTTTCTTAAGTAAAGCTCCGCTACCGCCTGGGCTGTCTGGCAGTCAAAAAGCCATGTATAAAAATGAGATTGCCAAGCAGGCCACTCAATATGCGGCATCGGCAAAGCAGTTCTTTAAGCAATGCAATCAAAGTGCTGAAAAGTATGAAATATTTAGCCCATTCACGGTGGGTTGCCTGAGTGGCGGCAAAAAAAATGTGGATGAGTTTCAGGTGGGGGCCGGTGGCTGGACGGGCTCTACCGCCGCACCAAAAAATGCCCTGGCCATTCAAAAACAACTGTACGACAGCCCTCGCAATGTGGGTTTATTAAAAAAATTATCCAGTGTTTATATGGCCAGTAGAAACTTTGGACTCGCTCAAGTTGTACTAAATCGTGCCCTAGAGATTGAGCCCAATGATGCGTCGTTAATGTCTGAAATGGGTTTGGCCTTTATGTTTATGGATCGTCCCGATGATGCCAAAGTGTGGTTTAAAAAAGCCATAAAGAGAAACAAGAATGACGTGGTTGCCCTTTGGGGTATGGCCGGCTTGTTTCATGAGTACCGTATGCCTAAGAAAAAGAAACAATACCTTGATCGGGCCAAACGGGCCGGGCGGCCCACGGGTGTTCTACCAAAGGCCATCAAGTCACTGGGATAG